Sequence from the Priestia megaterium genome:
GCCTGTGTAGTTAAAAGAGGCATAGATAATAGAGAAAGTGCCAGTGATGTGGATAGGATTTTCTTCGTTTTACTGCGTGTATTCTTTTGCATCTACCATTCACCTTTCAAGTAAGTTATCATCGCTATAAATCTAGCAACTGTTCAAAAATAGTATAGCAGAAAAGATTTATAAAGGATGTAAATTTTTTGATTTTTTAGTAAACCATTTGTATGCGCTTTATTAACTTTTTGTAAACCGAAAAAATTTTTTTAGTTCCTCTCTTTAAAACCAAGGACTATAGTTTTTATTAATTGGATGAATCCTCCTTTTTAAATGAGTCTTATTACCTAATACATCAAGGTTCCCACGCCCTCTTTTAATTCAAAAGAAATTTATTTCAAGCGGTGTGTATATATGTACTATACATAGGATATGAAAAGCAGACATTAAGTTTGTCACAGCTTCTAACAAAATTTCGTAGATGTAAAAAAGAAAGAGAAGGTTTTTGCCTTCTAATAAATAGATATATTTATATACTTTTACATTTATAACAAGAAAACGAGGTTGAGTCATAAGACATAACTACATCAATCGAATCTAAAGGCCAACAAAGAGGATCAATGAGCTAGTATGAATCGCTTGTGACACCGCTGTGGATTTCCGTGCAAGACTTCGCTTTCCGCGGGCGGCCGATGAGCCTCCTCGTCGCTTGCGCTCCTGCGGGGTCTCATCTGTTCCGCTTTTCCCGCAGGAGTCTTCGTCTTGCCCTCCAATCCACAGCTAGAAGCACCTATACACGTGAAGCCTACGTTCACCCTACAAATGAAAAAATCCGAACGAAGTTGATTCTCCATCAAGAATCTTGATTCATCGTTCGGATTTTCTTCAACTAACACACTTTTGTCCCAGGCTTGTTTTCTTACTGACCTAATTCTTTAATTTGGTTCATAATACTTGATACATCTTGAATTGATTGAAATAATTCACTGTTTTTTAGCGCTTCTGGATTGAAGCTGCCATCCTTTATATTGGCTTCATATGCTTCAATTCCACTAATGATTTTTTCATTTTGTTGAACAAGCTGATCGTGCACATCAGAAGCGACGTCAGGAGCTTTTGTTTTATTAAATTCTTCAGCTTTCCCTTTCATTTCCTGCAGCTTTTGCTCTAGCTTTTTTATTGCCTCGTCGTCATTAACAGCTTTTTCCGCTAGAGGCGGTATTTCTTCAGCAAACTTTTGTGCTTCACTCACGTAATCTTTCGCATCGTTTGCGTAGTTCAAAGTACTGCTTGTATCTTCAAGAAAAGAACAGCCGCCGACCATAAAAAGAACAGCAGTTGATATCACTAGCATCCACTTTTTCACTTAGCACTCAACCTCTCTTATTTTCTTTTCTGCTATCTTCTTTTCGATTTTCGTTTCTTTAACTCTTTCATAATAATGGGTACAGCTTTTTTTATTCCTTTTTTTACAGCGGGGCTTTTTAACAGTCTCGATAGTTTTGACATTTTCAAGCTCCTCTCTCATTTTGAAATAACAAAAAACACCTTTACCACATTTGGTAAAGGTGTTTTTATCCAGACCTTTACCAATGGCAACATTGGCAAAGGTCTCGCTAACAATTTGCATTGTCAATAAAGCCGGAGATAATAATCTCGAAATGACGACTTTACTGCAAGAGCTACTCCCCTTTGAGCAAAACAGCATTTTTTGTTAACACAATCATAACGCACGTTCCTGATTATCGTCAACTTATATGGAATTAGTACACATCTTTTTTGGTAAATACCAGAAAAGACACGAGCAGCCCGGCAAGTCCCCAAATAGTTAAAACACCCAAGGAAAACCCTAATGTCATTCCTTCAGTCGGAGGAGCTGTGCCTTGCAGATAAGAAGTTAAATTTAAATTAACCATAAACAAATACTTAGCCGAATGCCATGAAGAAACCATGCTGCTTAAAATCGTACCTGCAATCAAACAAGCAAGCATCACACCCATACCCGCAGCTGTACTTTTAATTAAAACAGACAGCATAAAAGCAAGCGTTCCAACAACAAGTGATACAAACCAAGCAAGACCAAACTCCATTAAAATATATCTCCACTGCGAAATTAAATGGACGTCCGCTGTATTTAAGTCATTTCCCTGCACGCTAAACCCCGTAAGAATAGGGGCTGTCCAGCCTTTAAATCCAAATACAACGCCAGAAATGAGATACGACAAAACGCCAAACATTAAAATTAAAAACGAGACGGACATGACGAGCGTGATATATTTACTAAGCAGGATTTTCCACCGTTTCACAGGCCTCGTCAACAATACCTTGATGGATCCCAAGCTGTACTCTGAAGACACTAAATCCGCTGCAATAATCATAATCATCAGCGGCAGCAAAAGCTGAATGGCGTTTTCAATGAACCCTCGCACAAACGTTGGCGCTCCTGGTTCTGAAGGATTGATATCGTTATCTAAGTAATACTGTTGCTGCGCCACGCGAATTTCAAGCTGCTTGCGCCAATCATCTGAAATTTGGCTTCCGCTCAGCCGGTTTTGCGTATCGATAATTTCTTGCTGCAGCGTACTGCGCCAATCGGTCGTTCCTAGCTTTTCTTGAAGGCGCTGCGTTTCGCGAAGCTGAGCATATGTGAACATGGAAATCAAAACGCCCATAATAAGCGTAACGATTAAGAGGCGCTTTTTTCGAACAAGCTTGATCATTTCATTTTGAACCAAACTAATCAATCGATTCGCCTCCTGTCATTTCGATAAATAAATCTTCAAGAGTTGGAAGCTTTCGGTTCATTTCTTTTACCGTTACTCCTGCTTGAATGAGCTGTTTGTTCCACTCTCCCACTTCAGCTTCTTCATAAAACGTCGTGACATACTTCCCCTGCACTTGCACAAAGTCCGTCACTTGTTCTAAGACATCTATTCCTGCAGGCTGCGGATCTAGCTTCCACAGTAAGCGCTCTTGCTGAGTTAACAGGGTCTTCACCGATTCTGTGTGAATAACTTCTCCTTTTGCAATAATCGCTACTCGATCACACATTAGCTGAATCTCGCTCAGCAAATGACTCGATACTAAGACGCTTAGACCTTCACTTTCAGCTAAAAAGCGAATAAATTTACGCATATCCCGAATCCCAGAAGGGTCTAGTCCGTTCGTTGGCTCATCTAAAATGAGCACTTTTGGTTTTCCGAGAAGCGCTTGTGCAATTCCTAAACGCTGCCTCATACCTAACGAATAAGTGCGAACTAAATCGTGGATACGCTCTTGTAAGCCAACTAACTCCACCACTTCGTGAATACGTTCTTCCGTCATAGAAGGAATCATGCGTGAAAAGTGCTGCAGATTTTCCCAGCCGCTTAAGTATGGATACAGCTCAGGGTTTTCAACAATACAGCCGATATGCTCCATCGCTTTTGTAAACTGCTTCGATACGCTGTATCCACAAATAGAAATGGAACCAGCCGTCGGGCGAATCAAGCCGACAAGCATTCGAATCGTTGTCGTTTTACCAGCTCCATTGGGTCCTAAAAACCCAAATACTTCGCCTCTTTTTAGTTCAAAATCAATATTTTTGATGATTTCACGTTTTCCTATTACTTTTTTCAGTCCTTTTACTGAAAGCGTTACTTCACTCATATCATTCCCTCCCTTACCACGTAATAAGCGATGCTACACGCTCTGCGATCAGCTTGTAGCCTTTTGCATTCGGATGAAACTTATCAGTATATAAGTAGTCATCTACCTTTAGCTGAAACAAATCAAAGGTCGGAACAAAAACAGTTTGCTTATAATTAGCGCTTAATTCACTGCTTTTGTAATTCCATTCTCGTACAATAGCCGTTGTCGTTTTTGCATCTTGCAGGTTACTAAACGGATTATATAAACCAATTAAAAAAATCGTCGCGTCTTTATTTGCCGAACGGATGCTTTTTAAGATGCTGTCTACGTTTTTTAAATAGTCATTTTCTAGCTTTTGAATATTGTTTTTATTTAAGTTTTGCAGCGTTTGGCCCCCTTGAAATAAGTCATTTCCGCCAATCGTAATCAACACGGTGTCTGCAGACTTAATCTGCCGCTGAATTTGCTGCTGCTTTACTTGACTTGCCAGCTGCGAAGATGTTTGACCTTTTATTCCAAAGTTACTTAAGAGAATTTTCTTCTTCGTTTTTTCTTCAAGATTATCTTTTAAATATCCAACGTATCCTTTTCCCGCTGCATCTCCTGTTCCTCTTGTCAGTGAATCTCCTAAAGCGACAATCGTATAATTCTTTGTACTTTTGTTACTGATGCTTGTTTCTTGCTTTGGCTTTGGCATTTCTTTTACAGTAGCTTTTGAGGCGCTAACATAATCATAAATAGACATTCCAAGCCCCGCTGCAAACAGCAGACACGAAATAATCGAAATAAAGGATACAATCCATACCCACTTTCCTTTCGCTTTCACTGGCTGCACTCCTTTTCGTCTTTTTAGTTATCTTTTTTTAGAGCTTCAACTGTTTTTAGTAAAGCGGACCAGTCTAAATGACCCCAGCCATTTTCGATTCCTTGTTCATAATGACCTTTCACAAGCTCTCCTAACGGAAGCGGAGCGGACACTTTTTTGGCTGCATCAATAGCCAGGTTTACATCTTTTAGTCCAAGCTCCAGCTTGAACCCGGCTGGATCAAAGTCTCTTTTAGCAATTAAATTGCCGTAATTTTTATACACAGGAGATGCAAATAAGCTATTAACCACTTCAAGAAACTCCTCCGCTTGCATGCCATACTGCTCTACCATGACTACTGCTTCAGAAACAGCTTCTAACATCGATACTAATAAAAAATTATTGCCAAGCTTAGCTACATTTGATAAGTAAGGCTCGTCTCCTACAGTAAAAATAGTTTGACCAATCGCTTCAAATAGCGGCCAAACTTGCTCTCTTGCTTCTTTATTACCTGCAACTATTACTTTGAGAGCCGCAGCTGCTGCTGCGTCGGGGCGACCTAAAACAGTCGCTGCAACAAAATGCTGTCCTGATGCAGCATGTGCGCTTGTTAATTTTTCCGACAAATCTACGCTAATAGTACTCACTGAGACGTGAATACCACCTTCTTGAAGGCCTGCAAGTACACCAGCTTCTGAAAGCGTTACTTCTTCTAAAGCCTCATCATTTGAAAGAATCGTAAAGACAAGATTCGCTTCTTGTGCTGCTTGAGCAGGTGTCTCTACAACCTTTGCTCCTTTTTTCACAAGACTCTCCGCCTTTGAAGCAGTGCGGTTATAAATGACAAGTTCATGACCCGCTTTTATCATATTTTCCGCCATCGGTAATCCCATATTTCCTAAACCAATCAAACCTACTTTCATCTTTACCACTCCATTTCAGTACTCAGTATGTACGTTTATACTTGTTCTCTATCTTTAGAAAAAACATATTTTCATTATTATATAACTACAGTAAAAGTGAATACAAAGAATAGCCTTTCTAAAATGTTCAAAATGTGACATTTTTTAGACACGGTTTATGAAAAACTTGTCAAAAAAAATACGAATGGTTTTTGAATAAAGCGCTTGCAAACATAGGAAATTTCTGCTAAGATGTAAGAGAATTATTTTTGTTCGGTGGGGATGTATGAGTATTGTCACTTTTCGTCTTTAGATTTGAGCAAGAATAGTACCACAATGTGCGAGTCCGCACGAGGAGGCAACAATTATGGAACAAGGTAAAGTAAAATGGTTTAACGCAGAAAAAGGTTTTGGATTCATCGAGCGCGAAGGTGGAGACGATGTATTCGTACACTTCTCAGCAATCCAAAGCGAAGGCTTCAAGTCTTTAGACGAAGGTCAAGCTGTAACATTTGACGTAGAACAAGGTCAACGCGGACCTCAAGCTGCTAACGTTCAAAAAGCATAAGAAACACAACATATCAAAAACAGATCCTTTAAAGGATCTGTTTTTTTGCGTACAAACATAAAAAAAGCCCTGTTTTTCAACAGGACCAGTCGGTACAAGTACAGAAGTAAAGTTAATGGTACTCTTAGTATAGCACAAGATCATAACAATCTATACGAAATAATAAAATAAAACTTTCATCCGGCACGTTTACCTATGTTTATAGCTATTCCAGACTCTTTAGGGCGCTCGCAAAACGTTTAATTCCTTCTCGAATGACCTCTTCTTCCCCTCTGCCAAACGTAAAGCGAATAGCTCCGCTTTGAGAACTCAGCACGCTTCCCGGAACAAAAGCAACTCCTCTTTTAAGTGATTCTTCCAATAAACGATAATCGTCGACCGGCTGATTCACCTTGCACCATAAGTGAATCCCGCCTTGAGGCGAATCGAAAGATACTTTTGACCCGAGCAATTCGTTCAGACTCGACGACAGGGCATACTCTTGTTTTTTGAGCTCTTGTCTAAGCTTTTCAATATGAGAAGAAAACGTAGGGGAATTTAAGAATTGATAAGCAATCCATTGCGGAAAGATGCTGTGACCAAAGTCAATTTGCTGCTTAGCATCTGCCAGGCGCTGAATCACTTGCTCTGGCCCCACTATCCAGCCAATTCGAAGGCCCGATGCAACAATTTTAGAAAGCGAGCTGATATAGAGGACATTTCCGTTCTCGTCCATCGATTTCAGCGTTTGATGTACATTTCCGTCAAATGCCGTGAGTGAATAAGGATCATCTTCAATAAGCGGAATGCCGTATTCTGAAGAAAGCTCTAAAAACCGCTTTCGACGCGCTTCTGATAACACAATACCGGTCGGGTTTTGATAATACGGATTTAAAAAAACCATACGAATGCGATGCTTTTTATGTAATTCTACTAAGTCGTCCGGGTTGGCTCCATTTTTATCTACAGGCAGCAAAAACGTTCGTAAACCTGCTGATTGAAAAAGCGGCAGTGAATAGCTATAGGACGGATCTTCAATTGCTACTGCATCTCCTGGTTTTAACAGGCACTGCACAATCAAATGAAGTGCTTGCTGTGCACCTGATGTAATTAAAATGGAATTAGAGTCCGTGGAGATTTTCCGGTACTCATGAACATGAGCAGCAATAGCATCACGCAGACGTTCATTGCCGTGAGGATGATCATAGCCTAAATGCTCATTAAACGGCATGCCCGCTAATATTCGCTGAAAATCTTCACTTGGAAATAAGCTAGGAGCTAATTCTCCGCTGGCTAAGTTTACAAAATCTGTTCGCAAAGCTTCGCTTCTTATTCGCTGTACGAGAGGTAAATTAGGCAAAAATGAACCGTCTTCTACATATCTCCCCCAGTTTGGAATACGTTTACGGGAAATTCCCCAGATGCTCGAACTAACTCGCGTGCCGCTTCCTTTTTTACGTTCTACGATTCCAAGTGCCTGCAGCTCTTCATAAGCAGCTACTACCGTGCTTCTGTTCACATTTAGCTCAGCAGCAAGCGTTCGTTCTGATGGCAGCATAGAATCCGGCGGAAACGCTCCCGATGAAATACAGCTTTCAATATATTCTGCAATTTGTTTATAAATCGCTTTTTTGCTAGCGCGATCTGGTCTCCAGTTCATGCGGCGTCAGTCCTTACATTTAAACTTTCTTATTAGTAGTTTATCCTTTATCTCTCTTATCTTAAAGCAGTTTTATAAAAAAAGACCATCCAATTCGATGTTTTTTTGCTCATCCACTTTACAAAATAAATATGATATCACTACTTTTCATTTGTTGGTATTTAAGTTTACATAATAAATTTATAGTTAATTAAACTACATTCACCATCACAATAAAAAAATCCAAACGAAGTTGATTCTCCATTAAGAGTCTCAGTTGTTCATCGTTCGGATCTTTACTAAAATACTTTTGTCACAGCCTCTTTTTTATAGAGGAGGTAAATCTAGCTTGCCTTCTTGAAACAATTCTTTCACCATATGCTTGGCATAACCCGTTGCTTGCCCTAGCGTAATCTTAGCTGGCATAGGCGCTTCATTTGCATCAACGATTACATCGATAATGCACGGCTTATTTTGTCTAACAGCACTTTCAAAAGCCGGCAGCAGCTCTTCTTCTTTTTCAACCCGGTAGCCAACACCTCCGCAAATATCTGCATACTTAGCAAAGTTCGGATTTGTTAAGTCTGTGCCGAATTCAGCATTTCCCATTACTTCTTGTTCAAATTTAATCATACCGATTTTATGGTTATTAAATAGCACCACAACTAGCGGAAGATTGTATTTAACAGCTGTAATAAAATCTGCCATCGTCATCGCAAAGCCGC
This genomic interval carries:
- a CDS encoding DUF6376 family protein, with the translated sequence MKKWMLVISTAVLFMVGGCSFLEDTSSTLNYANDAKDYVSEAQKFAEEIPPLAEKAVNDDEAIKKLEQKLQEMKGKAEEFNKTKAPDVASDVHDQLVQQNEKIISGIEAYEANIKDGSFNPEALKNSELFQSIQDVSSIMNQIKELGQ
- a CDS encoding ABC transporter permease, with the protein product MISLVQNEMIKLVRKKRLLIVTLIMGVLISMFTYAQLRETQRLQEKLGTTDWRSTLQQEIIDTQNRLSGSQISDDWRKQLEIRVAQQQYYLDNDINPSEPGAPTFVRGFIENAIQLLLPLMIMIIAADLVSSEYSLGSIKVLLTRPVKRWKILLSKYITLVMSVSFLILMFGVLSYLISGVVFGFKGWTAPILTGFSVQGNDLNTADVHLISQWRYILMEFGLAWFVSLVVGTLAFMLSVLIKSTAAGMGVMLACLIAGTILSSMVSSWHSAKYLFMVNLNLTSYLQGTAPPTEGMTLGFSLGVLTIWGLAGLLVSFLVFTKKDVY
- a CDS encoding ABC transporter ATP-binding protein; the encoded protein is MSEVTLSVKGLKKVIGKREIIKNIDFELKRGEVFGFLGPNGAGKTTTIRMLVGLIRPTAGSISICGYSVSKQFTKAMEHIGCIVENPELYPYLSGWENLQHFSRMIPSMTEERIHEVVELVGLQERIHDLVRTYSLGMRQRLGIAQALLGKPKVLILDEPTNGLDPSGIRDMRKFIRFLAESEGLSVLVSSHLLSEIQLMCDRVAIIAKGEVIHTESVKTLLTQQERLLWKLDPQPAGIDVLEQVTDFVQVQGKYVTTFYEEAEVGEWNKQLIQAGVTVKEMNRKLPTLEDLFIEMTGGESID
- a CDS encoding GDSL-type esterase/lipase family protein, which produces MKAKGKWVWIVSFISIISCLLFAAGLGMSIYDYVSASKATVKEMPKPKQETSISNKSTKNYTIVALGDSLTRGTGDAAGKGYVGYLKDNLEEKTKKKILLSNFGIKGQTSSQLASQVKQQQIQRQIKSADTVLITIGGNDLFQGGQTLQNLNKNNIQKLENDYLKNVDSILKSIRSANKDATIFLIGLYNPFSNLQDAKTTTAIVREWNYKSSELSANYKQTVFVPTFDLFQLKVDDYLYTDKFHPNAKGYKLIAERVASLITW
- a CDS encoding NAD(P)-dependent oxidoreductase, with translation MKVGLIGLGNMGLPMAENMIKAGHELVIYNRTASKAESLVKKGAKVVETPAQAAQEANLVFTILSNDEALEEVTLSEAGVLAGLQEGGIHVSVSTISVDLSEKLTSAHAASGQHFVAATVLGRPDAAAAAALKVIVAGNKEAREQVWPLFEAIGQTIFTVGDEPYLSNVAKLGNNFLLVSMLEAVSEAVVMVEQYGMQAEEFLEVVNSLFASPVYKNYGNLIAKRDFDPAGFKLELGLKDVNLAIDAAKKVSAPLPLGELVKGHYEQGIENGWGHLDWSALLKTVEALKKDN
- a CDS encoding cold-shock protein, which gives rise to MEQGKVKWFNAEKGFGFIEREGGDDVFVHFSAIQSEGFKSLDEGQAVTFDVEQGQRGPQAANVQKA
- a CDS encoding PLP-dependent aminotransferase family protein, which gives rise to MNWRPDRASKKAIYKQIAEYIESCISSGAFPPDSMLPSERTLAAELNVNRSTVVAAYEELQALGIVERKKGSGTRVSSSIWGISRKRIPNWGRYVEDGSFLPNLPLVQRIRSEALRTDFVNLASGELAPSLFPSEDFQRILAGMPFNEHLGYDHPHGNERLRDAIAAHVHEYRKISTDSNSILITSGAQQALHLIVQCLLKPGDAVAIEDPSYSYSLPLFQSAGLRTFLLPVDKNGANPDDLVELHKKHRIRMVFLNPYYQNPTGIVLSEARRKRFLELSSEYGIPLIEDDPYSLTAFDGNVHQTLKSMDENGNVLYISSLSKIVASGLRIGWIVGPEQVIQRLADAKQQIDFGHSIFPQWIAYQFLNSPTFSSHIEKLRQELKKQEYALSSSLNELLGSKVSFDSPQGGIHLWCKVNQPVDDYRLLEESLKRGVAFVPGSVLSSQSGAIRFTFGRGEEEVIREGIKRFASALKSLE